Proteins found in one Pontibacter sp. SGAir0037 genomic segment:
- the mnmE gene encoding tRNA uridine-5-carboxymethylaminomethyl(34) synthesis GTPase MnmE has product MLHNLHSTDTIVAVATAPGVGAIAVIRLSGPEAISITDSVFRGKDLLQQASHTLHFGTIRDGEKVLDEVLVSLFVAPHSYTKENVVEISCHGSDFIVQQIIQLLLKKGARLANAGEFTKRAFLNGQFDLAQAEAVADLIASDSALSHEVAMKQMRGGFSQEIKRLRGELVHFASMIELELDFAEEDVEFADREQLRALINNIQRIIRDLLKSFELGNVIKNGVPTVIVGKPNAGKSTLLNKLLNEEKAIVSDVPGTTRDFIEDEINIEGITFRFIDTAGLRETTDKVEAIGVERTMQKLSQSSLIIYLFDITEVTAAEVQAELDRLNPKKLPLIAVANKIDQATPEKLQRFESIAGLVPISAAEGANLEELKQALIEKVNFGKLNTRNQTIVTNLRHVDSLHKTYAALDDVLNGLALGISNDLVAADIRRALYALGEITGEITTDDLLDNIFTKFCIGK; this is encoded by the coding sequence TTGTTACATAATTTACATTCTACCGACACCATAGTAGCCGTAGCCACTGCGCCGGGAGTTGGTGCCATTGCCGTAATCCGGCTGTCAGGTCCCGAGGCTATTTCAATCACAGACAGCGTTTTCAGAGGCAAAGACCTGCTACAGCAGGCCAGCCATACCCTCCACTTCGGCACCATCCGCGACGGTGAAAAGGTACTGGATGAGGTACTGGTTTCGTTATTCGTAGCCCCTCACTCCTATACCAAAGAAAACGTGGTGGAGATTTCGTGCCACGGCTCCGATTTTATTGTGCAGCAGATTATACAGTTACTGCTGAAAAAAGGTGCCCGTTTAGCCAATGCCGGGGAGTTTACCAAACGTGCCTTCCTGAACGGGCAGTTTGACCTGGCCCAGGCCGAAGCGGTAGCCGACCTGATTGCTTCTGACTCAGCCTTGTCGCATGAAGTGGCCATGAAACAGATGCGTGGCGGCTTTTCGCAGGAAATAAAGCGACTGCGTGGAGAGCTGGTGCATTTTGCCTCCATGATAGAACTGGAGCTTGACTTTGCCGAAGAAGACGTAGAGTTTGCTGATCGTGAACAACTACGGGCACTCATTAATAACATCCAGCGCATTATCCGCGACCTGCTGAAGTCGTTTGAACTGGGCAACGTGATCAAGAACGGGGTGCCTACGGTGATTGTGGGTAAGCCCAATGCGGGCAAATCTACCCTACTGAACAAGCTGCTGAACGAGGAAAAAGCCATTGTATCGGATGTGCCCGGCACCACCCGTGATTTTATCGAAGACGAGATCAACATCGAAGGCATTACCTTCCGTTTTATCGACACGGCCGGTCTGCGCGAAACCACCGACAAAGTAGAAGCCATTGGTGTGGAGCGCACCATGCAGAAGCTGAGCCAGTCGTCGCTAATCATTTACCTGTTTGATATAACAGAAGTAACAGCCGCCGAAGTACAGGCCGAACTGGACAGGCTGAACCCGAAAAAACTGCCCCTGATTGCTGTTGCAAACAAGATAGACCAGGCGACTCCGGAAAAACTACAGCGCTTCGAAAGCATAGCAGGCCTGGTGCCCATATCGGCAGCAGAAGGCGCTAACCTGGAGGAACTGAAGCAGGCCCTGATCGAGAAGGTGAACTTCGGTAAACTTAATACCCGGAACCAAACCATCGTTACCAATCTCCGCCACGTCGACAGCCTGCATAAAACATATGCCGCGCTGGATGATGTACTGAACGGACTGGCCCTCGGCATCAGCAACGACCTGGTTGCTGCCGACATTCGCCGCGCCCTCTACGCTTTAGGCGAGATAACCGGTGAGATAACAACAGATGACCTGCTGGATAATATTTTCACTAAATTCTGCATCGGAAAATAG
- a CDS encoding metal ABC transporter solute-binding protein, Zn/Mn family produces MKLLYSTLLLFLLCILYAGCKQVDTKGQLPQGQRMQVVTTTGILQDAVQNIVGDVADVRAIMGSGVDPHLYKATQGDLNRLTAADIIIYNGLHLEGKMGEVLQKLNRFKTVVAATDGIHETELRKSPQFQDSHDPHVWFDVSLWKQVVRHVSQELQKKDPQHAKLYQQNTDDYLLLLNGLDAEVQQAIASIPEQQRILITAHDAFGYFGDRYNIEVRGLQGISTVSEFGLQDVSSLVNFIVEKKIKAVFVESSVSPRAIEAVIAGSRQRGHQLRIGGTLYSDALGAEGTPEGTYAGMVRYNTRHIVAALK; encoded by the coding sequence ATGAAACTGCTCTACTCTACCCTACTGCTGTTCCTGCTGTGCATCCTGTATGCCGGCTGCAAACAGGTAGATACAAAAGGCCAGCTACCACAGGGGCAGCGCATGCAGGTGGTTACCACAACAGGTATACTCCAGGATGCTGTTCAGAACATTGTGGGCGATGTAGCCGATGTAAGAGCCATTATGGGGAGTGGCGTAGACCCACACCTTTACAAAGCCACGCAGGGCGATCTGAACCGCTTAACAGCAGCTGACATCATTATTTATAACGGGCTGCACCTGGAAGGTAAAATGGGAGAAGTGCTGCAGAAGCTGAACCGCTTTAAAACCGTTGTAGCGGCCACCGATGGTATTCATGAAACCGAGCTGCGAAAGTCGCCGCAGTTCCAGGACAGCCACGACCCGCACGTCTGGTTCGATGTGTCGCTCTGGAAACAGGTTGTCCGACATGTAAGCCAGGAGCTGCAGAAAAAAGATCCGCAGCATGCTAAACTATACCAGCAGAACACAGACGATTACCTGCTCCTGCTCAATGGCCTGGATGCAGAAGTACAGCAGGCAATCGCCTCTATTCCGGAACAGCAGCGTATCCTGATCACGGCGCACGATGCCTTCGGTTATTTCGGCGACAGATACAACATTGAGGTGCGCGGGCTGCAGGGCATTTCCACCGTTTCGGAGTTCGGGCTGCAGGATGTCTCGTCGCTGGTAAACTTTATAGTTGAAAAGAAGATAAAGGCTGTCTTTGTGGAATCTTCTGTTTCGCCCAGAGCCATCGAAGCCGTTATAGCAGGCAGTCGCCAGCGAGGGCATCAGCTACGCATTGGCGGCACACTTTACTCCGATGCCCTGGGAGCGGAAGGAACACCGGAAGGTACTTATGCAGGCATGGTTCGTTACAACACCCGCCACATAGTAGCAGCATTAAAATGA
- a CDS encoding class I SAM-dependent DNA methyltransferase: MAKKNTPTAAAKADIDFENELWNAANELRGAVAENQYKDYVLSLLFLKHLAERYEVRKQELQLSFFDPQSDYYSLEAQDQTEVLEDELEYQVKNVYRLPREATWAYLRENAEQDDIKVKVDQAFVLIDEILSKRNPDYKGVLEPIFVKSQLSPTQVAGLINLFSKEKFSEINNPESDIYGRVYEYYIGKFAMAEGSGAGQFFTPGSVVRLLVEMLEPLKGRIMDLACGSGGMFVQSLKFLQAHGGDKNDISIYGQERYEGTLRLCKMNLLLRNLSFDVKLGDSLLQDRFPDLKADYALMNPPFNISNWHPELLPDNDPRLFGAKDTFTTPGNANYMWFQTLWHHLSERGTAGVVMANGAMTTGSAGEKNVREHMIQQGMVDCIVQMPDKLFLTTGIPACIFILSKNRDGRDGEHRERKNEILFIDARKLGTMASRRLRVFEDADVARIADTYHTWRNIGGSYSDTGGFCKAATLAEVAANNYVLSPGRYVGSEAEEDDGVPFEEKMKLLTTELAAQFEESALLEKRIRENLEGIGFGL; the protein is encoded by the coding sequence ATGGCCAAGAAGAATACCCCTACTGCCGCTGCAAAAGCGGACATTGATTTTGAAAACGAACTTTGGAATGCCGCTAACGAACTGCGTGGCGCTGTTGCCGAGAACCAATACAAAGATTACGTGCTCTCACTGCTGTTCTTAAAGCATCTGGCAGAGCGCTACGAAGTGCGCAAGCAGGAGCTGCAGCTTTCCTTTTTCGACCCGCAGAGCGACTACTATAGCCTGGAAGCACAGGACCAAACGGAGGTACTGGAAGACGAGCTGGAGTACCAGGTAAAGAACGTGTATCGCCTGCCCCGCGAAGCTACCTGGGCTTACCTGCGCGAGAATGCCGAGCAGGACGACATCAAGGTGAAGGTGGACCAGGCTTTTGTGCTGATCGACGAGATTCTAAGCAAGCGCAACCCCGACTACAAAGGCGTGCTGGAGCCGATCTTCGTGAAGAGCCAGCTCTCCCCTACGCAGGTGGCCGGGCTCATCAACCTGTTCTCCAAAGAGAAGTTTTCCGAGATCAACAACCCCGAATCCGACATCTACGGCCGCGTGTATGAGTACTACATCGGCAAGTTTGCCATGGCCGAAGGCTCCGGTGCGGGGCAGTTCTTTACGCCGGGCTCTGTGGTGCGTTTGCTCGTGGAAATGCTGGAGCCACTCAAGGGCCGCATCATGGACCTGGCCTGCGGCTCGGGTGGTATGTTTGTGCAGAGCCTCAAGTTTCTGCAGGCGCACGGCGGCGACAAAAACGACATTTCCATTTACGGGCAGGAGCGCTACGAAGGCACGCTGCGCCTCTGCAAAATGAACCTGCTGCTGCGCAACCTCTCCTTCGACGTGAAGCTGGGCGACTCGCTGCTGCAGGACCGCTTCCCCGACCTGAAGGCCGACTACGCCCTCATGAACCCGCCGTTCAACATCAGTAACTGGCACCCTGAGCTGCTGCCCGATAACGACCCGCGCCTCTTCGGGGCCAAAGATACCTTTACCACCCCCGGTAACGCCAATTACATGTGGTTTCAGACGCTGTGGCACCACCTCTCGGAGCGCGGCACGGCGGGCGTGGTGATGGCCAACGGCGCCATGACCACCGGAAGCGCCGGTGAAAAGAACGTGCGCGAGCACATGATACAGCAAGGCATGGTAGACTGCATTGTGCAGATGCCCGACAAGCTGTTCCTGACCACCGGCATACCGGCCTGTATCTTTATATTGAGCAAGAACCGCGACGGCCGCGACGGCGAGCACCGCGAGCGCAAAAACGAGATTCTCTTTATAGATGCCCGCAAATTGGGTACCATGGCCAGCCGCCGCCTGCGCGTGTTCGAAGATGCCGACGTGGCCCGTATTGCCGACACCTACCATACCTGGCGCAACATCGGCGGTAGCTACTCCGACACCGGAGGCTTCTGCAAGGCCGCTACTTTAGCCGAAGTGGCCGCCAACAATTACGTGCTCTCGCCGGGCCGCTACGTGGGCTCCGAAGCTGAGGAGGACGACGGCGTTCCGTTTGAAGAGAAGATGAAGCTGCTGACCACCGAACTGGCCGCCCAGTTTGAGGAAAGTGCCCTGCTGGAGAAGCGGATTCGGGAGAATTTGGAGGGGATTGGGTTTGGGTTGTAA
- a CDS encoding iron chelate uptake ABC transporter family permease subunit, which translates to MKEFIEFFSFADANIRFVTIGSVLLAGSSAVVGCFTLLRKRALVGDAVAHAVLPGVCLAFILSGTKNPLVLLLGAFVTGWLSLVIIDFITTRSRIKEDTAIGLVLSVFFGIGILLLTSIQHSGNAAQSGLDSFLFGKAASLVGDDLIVFSAVAVLLLLATMLFYKEFTLLCFDEAYARTIGFPVRGLELLLTTLTVFAVVVGIQAVGVVLMAAMLITPAAAARFWTDNLKLMLFLAAILGAFSGLAGAFVSYTAPAMPTGPWIVLIVSMIAILSFAFAPKRGWVARIIRKQRNRALILEENLLKLLYQVGEQKEDYFNSRSLEELLQRRNIPKSEAIAGLQKLRHQGYVQKTPQGWTLTSEGQIRGRRVVRLHRLWELYLTQYLQLASDHVHEDAETIEHIITPELEQRLLEELNYPSLDPHSNRIP; encoded by the coding sequence ATGAAAGAGTTTATAGAATTTTTTTCCTTTGCAGATGCCAATATACGGTTTGTAACAATCGGATCGGTGTTGCTGGCCGGAAGTTCAGCGGTGGTAGGCTGCTTTACCCTGCTCCGGAAGCGGGCGCTGGTAGGCGATGCTGTGGCACATGCTGTGCTGCCCGGAGTGTGCCTGGCGTTTATACTTTCCGGCACCAAGAACCCGCTTGTTCTGCTATTGGGCGCTTTTGTCACAGGCTGGCTTTCACTGGTGATCATAGATTTTATTACCACCCGCTCCCGCATCAAAGAAGATACAGCTATTGGGTTGGTACTTTCAGTCTTCTTTGGGATAGGCATTCTTCTGCTTACTTCCATTCAACATTCGGGCAACGCGGCACAAAGCGGGCTCGACAGCTTTTTGTTTGGCAAAGCAGCCTCTCTGGTGGGAGATGACCTAATAGTGTTCAGCGCCGTGGCCGTTCTGCTGCTGCTGGCCACCATGCTGTTCTATAAAGAATTTACCTTGCTTTGTTTTGATGAAGCCTATGCCCGCACCATCGGGTTTCCGGTGCGGGGACTGGAGCTGCTCTTAACCACGCTTACTGTTTTTGCAGTAGTGGTAGGTATACAGGCCGTTGGCGTGGTGTTGATGGCTGCTATGCTCATTACACCGGCCGCAGCTGCCCGCTTCTGGACAGACAACCTGAAGCTGATGCTTTTCCTGGCTGCTATTTTAGGCGCTTTTTCCGGTTTAGCCGGTGCCTTCGTGTCCTATACAGCACCTGCCATGCCCACCGGCCCCTGGATCGTGCTGATCGTTTCGATGATTGCCATTCTTTCCTTTGCCTTTGCACCAAAACGGGGTTGGGTGGCACGCATTATCCGGAAGCAAAGAAACCGTGCGCTTATACTGGAAGAGAACCTGCTCAAGCTCCTTTACCAGGTAGGAGAACAAAAAGAAGACTACTTTAACTCGCGAAGCCTGGAAGAACTTCTGCAACGGCGCAATATACCCAAGAGCGAAGCCATAGCAGGTTTGCAGAAACTACGGCACCAGGGCTATGTGCAGAAAACGCCTCAAGGCTGGACCCTTACATCCGAAGGCCAGATCAGGGGCAGGCGCGTGGTCCGATTGCACCGCCTGTGGGAGCTGTACCTGACCCAGTACCTGCAGCTTGCGTCCGATCACGTACACGAAGATGCCGAAACCATAGAGCATATTATCACTCCCGAACTGGAACAGCGGCTCCTGGAAGAACTCAACTACCCTTCCCTGGACCCGCACAGCAACAGGATTCCATGA
- a CDS encoding metal-dependent transcriptional regulator encodes MHSFTEENYIKAIYKLSASGTQEVNTNAIAEALETKAASVTDMLRKLSAKSLVHYVKYKGVSLTEEGERVALQIIRKHRLWEVFLVEKLKFNWDEVHEVAEELEHINSDLLIKRLDEFLGYPKFDPHGDPIPSESGEMNLKQQKLLCEMDVSDAGIVVGVNDSQPLFLQYLDKMGIFLGAKIKVIDKIQYDNSLEINIENKKNLVVSSEISKNIFLSA; translated from the coding sequence GTGCACAGTTTTACAGAAGAGAACTATATAAAAGCCATTTATAAGCTTTCTGCCAGCGGAACGCAGGAGGTGAACACCAATGCCATTGCCGAAGCGCTTGAAACCAAGGCAGCCTCTGTCACAGATATGCTGCGCAAGCTGAGTGCAAAGAGCCTGGTGCATTATGTGAAGTACAAAGGCGTATCGCTGACAGAGGAGGGCGAACGGGTGGCCTTGCAGATCATCCGGAAGCATCGGCTATGGGAGGTTTTCCTGGTGGAAAAGCTGAAGTTTAACTGGGACGAGGTGCACGAGGTGGCTGAAGAACTGGAACATATCAACTCAGACCTGCTGATCAAGCGCCTGGACGAATTTCTGGGCTACCCAAAGTTCGACCCGCACGGCGACCCGATTCCTTCAGAATCGGGCGAAATGAACCTGAAACAGCAGAAGCTCCTGTGTGAGATGGACGTAAGCGACGCGGGTATTGTAGTAGGCGTAAATGACTCGCAGCCGCTTTTCCTGCAATACCTGGATAAAATGGGGATATTTCTGGGAGCAAAGATTAAAGTAATAGACAAAATACAATACGACAATTCTTTGGAAATCAATATAGAAAACAAAAAGAACTTGGTTGTATCAAGTGAAATTTCCAAAAACATATTCCTTTCTGCCTGA
- a CDS encoding YhcG family protein yields the protein MKELVPYNELVGQIGHLLKSGREQAGRAINTILVQTYWLIGKHIVEFEQGGKLKAEYGTELLDRLSKDLTLSFGKGFSQSNLFQIRQLYIRFPKVQTLSGQLSWSHYVELLKADNQLEISFYTKQCEKENWSVRELKRQMKSMLFHRLALSKDKDGVLKIAEQGAEVEKAEDIVKDPYVFEFLGIPQQYHYKEGELEEKLIQNLEQFLLDLGKGFAFIGRQYKISLANRHFYVDLVFYHRILKCFVLIDLKRGEIEHNDIGQMNLYLNYFAKEENVEGDNPPIGIVLGGYKDHILVEYATENISNQLFVSKYQLYLPDKAQLSAELERLLDDDTRPLP from the coding sequence ATGAAAGAGTTGGTGCCATATAATGAACTGGTTGGGCAAATTGGGCATTTGCTAAAAAGCGGACGTGAACAGGCAGGGCGTGCCATCAATACCATTCTGGTGCAAACCTATTGGCTAATTGGCAAACACATAGTAGAGTTTGAGCAGGGCGGAAAACTTAAAGCCGAATATGGCACCGAACTGTTAGATCGCCTGTCGAAGGACCTGACGTTGTCGTTTGGCAAGGGCTTCAGTCAATCCAATTTGTTCCAAATTCGACAGTTATATATCAGGTTTCCAAAAGTCCAGACACTGTCTGGACAATTAAGCTGGAGCCACTATGTTGAATTATTAAAAGCCGACAACCAGCTGGAAATCAGTTTCTATACAAAGCAATGCGAAAAAGAAAACTGGAGCGTGCGGGAGTTGAAACGCCAGATGAAAAGCATGCTGTTTCACCGGTTGGCTTTAAGCAAAGACAAAGACGGTGTTTTGAAAATAGCGGAGCAGGGAGCCGAAGTAGAGAAGGCAGAAGACATTGTAAAAGATCCCTATGTATTTGAGTTTTTAGGCATACCGCAGCAGTACCACTACAAAGAGGGCGAACTGGAAGAGAAGCTCATTCAAAATTTAGAGCAGTTCCTGTTAGACTTGGGTAAAGGCTTTGCTTTTATCGGGCGGCAATACAAAATCAGTTTGGCTAATCGGCACTTCTACGTGGATCTGGTTTTTTACCACCGCATCTTAAAATGCTTTGTGCTAATTGACCTGAAAAGAGGGGAAATAGAGCACAACGACATCGGCCAGATGAACCTATACCTGAACTACTTTGCCAAAGAAGAAAATGTGGAAGGAGATAACCCACCCATAGGCATTGTATTAGGGGGTTACAAAGACCATATCTTAGTAGAGTATGCTACGGAAAATATCAGTAACCAACTATTTGTAAGCAAATACCAACTATACCTGCCCGATAAAGCACAACTATCTGCGGAACTCGAAAGGCTATTAGATGATGATACAAGGCCGCTACCTTAG
- a CDS encoding metal ABC transporter permease, with translation MNAFWIILTGSLVATCCSLLGCYLILRRMAMVGDAISHAVLPGIVIAFLVTGSRDSIPMLIGAGLLGVLTTFLIEFFHRFARVQADASIGVTFTWLFAIGIILISVFAGQVDLDQDCVLYGEIAYIPLDLWITESGYNFGPRTIWTLGAVTIAIIAFIMLSYKELFLTTFDPAYAAAIGISTTLWYYLLMTAVSLTTVASFESVGAILVVAFLVGPPATAYLLTDHFKTMLLLSVLIGILASAGGYYLAVWLDGSIAGAIATVTGVEFLLALLFSPARGLWFKNRKRITQPDAPVIA, from the coding sequence GTGAACGCATTCTGGATCATATTAACAGGCTCCCTTGTTGCTACCTGCTGTAGCCTGCTGGGGTGCTACCTTATACTTCGGCGCATGGCCATGGTGGGTGATGCCATTTCGCATGCCGTCCTTCCGGGTATCGTCATCGCCTTTCTGGTTACCGGTTCACGCGATTCTATACCTATGCTGATCGGGGCAGGACTTCTTGGCGTACTTACGACCTTCCTTATTGAGTTCTTTCACCGCTTTGCCCGCGTACAGGCCGATGCTTCCATTGGCGTTACGTTTACCTGGCTGTTTGCCATCGGCATTATCCTGATCTCCGTTTTTGCCGGTCAGGTAGACCTGGACCAGGATTGCGTTCTGTACGGCGAAATAGCCTATATCCCACTCGACCTCTGGATAACCGAAAGTGGCTATAACTTCGGCCCCCGCACCATCTGGACTTTAGGAGCTGTTACTATTGCCATTATTGCTTTTATTATGTTAAGTTATAAGGAATTGTTTTTAACTACTTTCGATCCTGCCTATGCTGCTGCCATTGGCATCTCTACCACCCTCTGGTATTACCTGCTCATGACGGCCGTCTCGCTTACTACGGTGGCCTCTTTCGAATCGGTGGGTGCTATATTAGTAGTAGCCTTTTTAGTGGGGCCACCGGCCACGGCTTACCTGCTTACTGATCATTTTAAAACCATGCTGCTGCTTTCTGTACTCATAGGCATTCTGGCATCGGCTGGCGGCTATTACTTGGCGGTGTGGCTCGATGGCTCTATTGCAGGTGCTATTGCTACTGTAACAGGTGTAGAATTCCTGCTCGCCCTCCTTTTCTCGCCTGCCCGCGGCTTGTGGTTTAAAAACAGAAAAAGGATAACCCAACCCGATGCCCCCGTTATCGCATAA
- a CDS encoding thioredoxin fold domain-containing protein, which yields MNKLFFLPLLLLLGSITGFTTAPAVPTSKAAKKGAETIKWLTIEEAAAKMKGQPKKVFIDVYTDWCGWCKKMDKSTFTDPAVAAYINKHYYAVKFNAESKAPVTLNGHTYKYNPEYKAHELAVALLQGQMSFPSTVYLNEKMEMLSPVPGYMNAATISKILSFFGEDNHKKMSWQEYEKKH from the coding sequence ATGAACAAACTTTTCTTTCTACCACTGCTCTTGCTTTTAGGCAGTATAACCGGATTTACAACAGCACCTGCAGTACCAACTTCAAAGGCAGCGAAAAAAGGAGCAGAAACTATCAAATGGCTCACCATAGAAGAGGCAGCAGCCAAAATGAAAGGTCAGCCTAAAAAGGTTTTTATTGATGTATACACAGACTGGTGCGGCTGGTGCAAGAAAATGGATAAGTCTACTTTCACAGATCCGGCTGTGGCGGCCTACATCAACAAACACTATTACGCTGTAAAGTTTAATGCCGAAAGTAAAGCACCTGTTACTTTAAACGGCCATACCTATAAGTATAACCCGGAATATAAAGCCCACGAACTGGCAGTAGCCTTGCTGCAGGGCCAGATGAGTTTTCCGTCTACTGTATACCTAAACGAGAAAATGGAAATGCTCTCCCCCGTTCCGGGTTACATGAATGCTGCAACCATTTCTAAAATCCTGAGCTTTTTTGGGGAAGACAACCACAAAAAGATGTCGTGGCAGGAATACGAAAAGAAGCACTAG
- a CDS encoding metal ABC transporter ATP-binding protein: MILQVENPVVEVHDLTVSYDRKPVLWGIDLTIPAGALVGVIGPNGAGKSTLIKAMMDLLPTSSGYIRIFHEPIKNVRKRISYVPQRESVDWDFPASVFDVVLMGRYGKLGLFNRPRKADKDAAMHALEKVGMQAYAKRQISQLSGGQQQRVFLARALAQNADIYFMDEPFAGVDIATETAIIELLREMRAQGKTVVVVHHDLQSATTYFDWILLLNMRLVASGPTEQVLTQELLEHTYGGKLTVLSKVGDLLRKQEFPSREKK; encoded by the coding sequence ATGATACTTCAAGTAGAAAATCCGGTAGTAGAAGTGCACGACTTAACGGTAAGTTACGACCGAAAGCCGGTGCTCTGGGGAATTGACCTTACCATTCCGGCAGGTGCCCTGGTTGGTGTTATCGGTCCGAATGGGGCTGGCAAGTCTACTTTAATAAAGGCCATGATGGACCTGCTCCCGACCAGCAGCGGCTATATCAGGATCTTTCATGAGCCGATCAAGAACGTGCGCAAACGCATCAGCTATGTACCGCAACGCGAGTCTGTGGACTGGGACTTTCCTGCCTCGGTGTTCGATGTAGTACTGATGGGGCGCTACGGGAAACTGGGGCTGTTCAACCGGCCGCGCAAAGCAGATAAAGATGCCGCCATGCATGCACTTGAAAAAGTAGGCATGCAGGCTTACGCCAAACGCCAGATCTCCCAGTTGTCGGGGGGGCAACAGCAGCGGGTATTCCTGGCAAGGGCACTGGCCCAGAACGCCGATATTTACTTTATGGACGAGCCTTTTGCCGGAGTGGATATAGCCACCGAAACAGCCATTATAGAGCTGCTCCGCGAGATGCGGGCACAGGGCAAAACCGTTGTCGTAGTGCACCACGACCTGCAGTCTGCCACAACCTACTTCGACTGGATACTGTTGCTGAACATGCGGCTGGTAGCCTCCGGCCCTACCGAACAGGTACTGACCCAGGAGCTGCTGGAGCATACGTATGGCGGAAAATTAACGGTGCTCTCCAAAGTAGGCGATCTGCTAAGAAAGCAAGAGTTTCCATCGAGGGAGAAGAAATAA